In one Salvia hispanica cultivar TCC Black 2014 unplaced genomic scaffold, UniMelb_Shisp_WGS_1.0 HiC_scaffold_510, whole genome shotgun sequence genomic region, the following are encoded:
- the LOC125199450 gene encoding photosystem II CP47 reaction center protein has protein sequence MGLPWYRVHTVVLNDPGRLLSVHIMHTALVAGWAGSMALYELAVFDPSDPILDPMWRQGMFVIPFMTRLGITNSWGGWSITGGTVTNPGIWSYEGVAGAHIVFSGLCFLAAIWHWVYWDLEIFSDERTGKPSLDLPKIFGIHLFLSGLACFGFGAFHVTGLYGPGIWVSDPYGLTGRVQPVNPSWGVEGFDPFVPGGIASHHIAAGTLGILAGLFHLSVRPPQRLYKGLRMGNIETVLSSSIAAVFFAAFVVAGTMWYGSATTPIELFGPTRYQWDQGYFQQEIYRRVSAGLAENQSLSEAWSKIPEKLAFYDYIGNNPAKGGLFRAGSMDNGDGIAVGWLGHPIFRDKEGRELFVRRMPTFFETFPVVLVDGDGIVRADVPFRRAESKYSVEQVGVTVEFYGGELNGVSYSDPATVKKYARRAQLGEIFELDRATLKSDGVFRSSPRGWFTFGHASFALLFFFGHIWHGARTLFRDVFAGIDPDLDAQVEFGAFQKLGDPTTRRQAV, from the coding sequence ATGGGTTTGCCTTGGTATCGTGTTCATACCGTTGTATTGAATGATCCCGGCCGGTTGCTTTCCGTTCATATAATGCATACAGCTCTGGTTGCTGGTTGGGCGGGCTCGATGGCTTTGTATGAATTAGCAGTTTTTGATCCTTCTGACCCTATTCTTGATCCAATGTGGAGACAGGGTATGTTCGTTATACCCTTCATGACTCGTTTAGGAATAACCAATTCATGGGGCGGTTGGAGTATCACAGGAGGAACTGTAACGAATCCGGGGATTTGGAGTTACGAAGGTGTAGCTGGGGCACATATTGTGTTTTCTGGCTTATGCTTTTTGGCAGCTATCTGGCATTGGGTCTATTGGGATCTAGAAATCTTTTCTGATGAACGTACAGGAAAACCCTCTTTGGATTTGCCCAAGATCTTTGgaattcatttatttctctcCGGGTTGGCTTGCTTTGGTTTTGGTGCATTTCATGTAACAGGTCTGTACGGCCCTGGAATATGGGTGTCCGATCCTTATGGACTAACGGGAAGAGTACAGCCTGTAAATCCGTCGTGGGGCGTGGAAGGTTTTGATCCTTTTGTTCCGGGAGGAATAGCTTCTCATCATATTGCAGCAGGTACACTGGGCATATTAGCGGGTCTATTCCATCTTAGCGTTCGACCGCCACAACGTCTATACAAAGGATTACGTATGGGAAATATTGAAACTGTACTCTCCAGTAGTATCGCAGCTGTCTTTTTTGCAGCTTTTGTTGTTGCTGGAACTATGTGGTATGGTTCAGCAACTACTCCCATCGAATTGTTTGGTCCCACTCGTTATCAATGGGATCAGGGTTATTTCCAGCAAGAGATATATCGAAGAGTTAGCGCCGGGCTAGCCGAAAATCAAAGTTTATCAGAAGCCTGGTCTAAAATTCCTGAAAAATTAgctttttatgattatatcGGCAATAATCCGGCAAAAGGAGGATTATTCAGGGCAGGCTCAATGGATAACGGAGATGGAATAGCGGTAGGATGGTTAGGACATCCTATCTTTAGAGATAAAGAAGGGCGTGAGCTTTTTGTACGTCGTATGCCCACCTTTTTTGAAACATTTCCAGTCGTTTTGGTAGACGGCGACGGGATTGTTAGAGCGGATGTGCCTTTTAGAAGGGCAGAATCTAAGTATAGTGTTGAACAAGTAGGTGTAACCGTTGAGTTTTATGGTGGCGAACTTAATGGAGTCAGTTATAGTGATCCTGCTACTGTGAAAAAATATGCTAGACGTGCTCAATTGGgtgaaatttttgaattagATCGTGCGACTTTGAAATCCGATGGTGTTTTTCGTAGCAGTCCAAGGGGTTGGTTTACTTTTGGGCATGCTTCGTTTGCTttgctcttcttcttcggaCACATTTGGCATGGTGCTAGAACCTTGTTCAGAGATGTTTTTGCCGGCATTGACCCCGATTTGGATGCTCAAGTAGAATTTGGCGCATTCCAAAAACTTGGGGATCCAACTACAAGAAGACAGGCAGTCTGA